Proteins encoded by one window of Candidatus Sumerlaea chitinivorans:
- a CDS encoding Acetylornithine aminotransferase, whose amino-acid sequence MLVRGAGTRVWDAEGNEYLDFLSGISVNNLGHCPAAVVEALSRQIAEFMHCSNFYLIPTQIELAARLCELSFADRAFFANSGAEANEAAIKLARLYSKTKFGEGRYEIVTMRNSFHGRTLATISATGQEKVQKGFEPLVPGFVYADFNDIESVRRTLSERTCAVMLEPVQGEGGVVPAREDFLRELREECTRRNLLLIFDEVQCGMGRCGKLFAYQVYGIEPDIMTLAKALGNGYPIGVMLAREEVAQVLEPGTHGSTFGGNPPACAAALAVIETMTRERIPERAEQMGEYFRTRLAEQLADCPNVKQIRGLGLMVGIVLDHPGAEVVKECLKRGLIINCTMGNVLRLLPPLTVTQEECDRAASVLGEVLRLEHVRGGQAAAAPQPNTLSSNTSVR is encoded by the coding sequence GTGCTGGTGCGTGGCGCCGGCACGCGGGTGTGGGACGCGGAGGGCAACGAGTACCTCGACTTTCTTTCGGGCATCAGCGTGAACAATTTGGGGCACTGCCCGGCGGCGGTGGTCGAAGCGCTCAGCCGGCAAATCGCCGAGTTCATGCATTGCTCGAACTTTTATTTGATTCCCACCCAAATCGAGCTTGCTGCGCGGCTGTGTGAGCTGAGCTTTGCGGATCGTGCGTTTTTTGCGAATAGCGGGGCCGAGGCAAACGAGGCGGCCATCAAGCTTGCGCGTCTTTACTCAAAGACAAAGTTTGGTGAGGGCCGCTACGAAATCGTTACGATGCGCAATTCCTTTCATGGGCGCACCCTCGCCACGATCAGTGCCACGGGGCAAGAGAAGGTTCAGAAGGGATTCGAACCCTTGGTGCCCGGCTTCGTGTACGCTGATTTCAACGACATCGAAAGCGTGAGGCGGACGCTGAGCGAACGCACGTGCGCGGTCATGCTTGAGCCCGTGCAAGGTGAAGGCGGCGTGGTGCCGGCGCGCGAAGACTTTCTGCGCGAGCTGCGCGAAGAGTGCACGCGGCGCAACCTGCTCCTCATCTTTGACGAAGTGCAGTGCGGCATGGGGCGCTGCGGGAAACTCTTTGCCTATCAAGTTTACGGCATCGAGCCGGACATTATGACGTTGGCCAAGGCACTTGGCAATGGCTACCCCATTGGGGTGATGCTGGCCCGCGAGGAAGTCGCGCAGGTGCTGGAGCCGGGAACGCACGGCTCGACCTTTGGCGGGAACCCGCCTGCGTGCGCTGCCGCGTTGGCCGTGATCGAGACGATGACGCGCGAACGGATCCCTGAACGCGCGGAACAAATGGGTGAGTACTTCCGCACGCGTCTTGCGGAGCAACTGGCCGATTGTCCGAACGTGAAACAGATCCGAGGGCTTGGACTCATGGTCGGGATTGTCCTCGATCATCCGGGCGCGGAAGTCGTGAAGGAGTGCCTCAAACGCGGGCTCATCATCAACTGCACGATGGGGAATGTGCTGCGCCTGTTGCCGCCCCTGACCGTCACGCAAGAAGAATGTGACCGCGCGGCAAGCGTTCTCGGCGAGGTGCTGCGCCTTGAGCACGTGCGCGGCGGGCAAGCGGCCGCGGCGCCACAACCCAACACTTTGTCTTCGAACACATCTGTGAGGTAA
- a CDS encoding Peptidase M48, Ste24p precursor, with protein sequence MNMMKTYLLLLLMTAILTGFGWALDYFLGGGGRFVWIFFFIAIVMNWVTYFFSDKIVLAMYGARPLSESEAPQLHEMLGRLAQRAGIPKPPLYLVPVEVPNAFATGRSPQRAAVAVTEGLLRAMTPEQIEGVLAHELGHIRHRDTLVATIAATLTAAISMASSSARWGLLLGGGRRDSEGNSNPLGLILVILMTILAPIIAMLVQMAISRSREYAADEFAARTTGNPEGLASALERLELIAQRMPMEELAATENLWIVSPLSGEEVASWFSTHPPTHKRIARLRQLARELSIGRMH encoded by the coding sequence ATGAACATGATGAAAACCTACCTTCTGCTGCTCCTGATGACCGCCATTCTGACGGGGTTTGGATGGGCGCTCGATTATTTCCTCGGTGGCGGAGGCAGGTTTGTTTGGATCTTCTTCTTCATCGCAATCGTGATGAACTGGGTGACCTACTTCTTTTCGGACAAGATCGTGCTGGCAATGTACGGCGCGCGGCCTCTGAGCGAGTCAGAAGCCCCGCAGCTCCATGAAATGCTGGGCCGGCTGGCGCAGCGCGCTGGGATTCCGAAGCCTCCGCTGTACCTTGTGCCGGTGGAGGTTCCGAATGCATTTGCCACGGGGCGGAGCCCGCAGCGCGCTGCGGTTGCGGTGACGGAAGGACTGCTACGTGCGATGACGCCCGAGCAGATTGAAGGGGTGCTGGCCCACGAACTGGGTCACATTCGTCACCGCGATACGTTGGTAGCGACGATTGCAGCAACCCTTACCGCGGCAATCAGCATGGCGAGCTCCAGCGCGCGGTGGGGCTTGCTGCTGGGGGGAGGTCGGCGCGACAGCGAGGGCAATTCCAATCCGCTCGGGTTGATCCTGGTGATTCTGATGACGATCCTCGCCCCGATCATCGCGATGCTTGTGCAGATGGCCATCTCGCGGTCGCGTGAGTACGCAGCGGATGAATTTGCTGCCCGCACAACTGGCAACCCGGAGGGGCTTGCCAGCGCACTCGAGCGGTTGGAGCTGATTGCTCAGCGCATGCCGATGGAAGAGCTGGCCGCGACCGAAAACCTCTGGATCGTGAGCCCGCTTTCGGGCGAGGAGGTCGCTTCGTGGTTCTCCACGCATCCGCCCACCCACAAGCGGATTGCCCGGCTGCGTCAGCTCGCGCGCGAGCTTTCAATTGGGAGAATGCATTAA
- a CDS encoding Ornithine carbamoyltransferase, with protein sequence MRDYLRATDFDGRKTMELFQLAAAIKARAKKREYLDVLRGMSGVLLFQKPSLRTRVTFELALQQMGGYAMYLSPAEVGMGQRESVYDVAKNLERWVDIVIARVFAQKDIEDLAAATAPPVVNALSDDEHPCQAMADFFTLYEKGVKWSEFVFAYVGDGNNVCHSLMITAANLGVEIRVATPLQYAPAPTIVEEARRRHAVNGGKLIVTTDPREAVGGAHAVYTDVWASMGREHEAEERRKVFVPYQVNAELMKLAAPNAFVMHDLPAHRGEEITDEVMDSPASIIFDQAENRLHIQKAIILECLGMAESTAASLGVR encoded by the coding sequence ATGCGCGATTATCTACGCGCGACCGATTTCGACGGTCGCAAGACGATGGAGCTTTTTCAGCTGGCGGCGGCCATCAAGGCACGTGCAAAGAAGCGAGAGTATTTGGACGTGCTGCGCGGCATGTCGGGGGTTTTACTCTTTCAAAAGCCGTCGCTGCGCACCCGCGTGACGTTTGAGCTAGCCCTGCAGCAAATGGGCGGATACGCCATGTACCTGTCGCCCGCTGAGGTTGGCATGGGCCAGCGCGAGAGCGTGTATGACGTCGCGAAGAATCTGGAGCGGTGGGTGGACATCGTCATCGCACGTGTTTTCGCTCAGAAAGACATTGAGGATTTGGCAGCCGCGACGGCGCCCCCCGTAGTGAATGCTCTGAGTGATGATGAGCACCCCTGCCAAGCTATGGCCGACTTTTTCACCCTTTACGAGAAAGGGGTGAAGTGGTCGGAATTTGTGTTCGCGTATGTTGGAGATGGTAACAATGTGTGTCATTCGTTGATGATCACGGCGGCAAATCTTGGAGTGGAGATCCGGGTGGCGACGCCGCTGCAGTACGCTCCAGCGCCTACGATCGTCGAGGAAGCCCGACGCCGGCATGCGGTCAATGGCGGGAAACTCATTGTGACGACGGATCCGCGGGAGGCTGTGGGCGGCGCCCACGCTGTCTATACGGACGTGTGGGCGAGCATGGGACGCGAGCACGAGGCCGAGGAGCGCCGCAAAGTTTTTGTGCCCTATCAGGTCAACGCTGAACTCATGAAATTGGCCGCACCCAACGCGTTTGTGATGCACGATCTGCCGGCGCATCGCGGCGAAGAGATCACCGACGAGGTGATGGATTCGCCGGCGTCCATTATTTTCGACCAAGCGGAAAACCGACTGCACATTCAGAAAGCGATTATCCTCGAGTGCTTAGGCATGGCCGAAAGCACCGCAGCCTCGCTGGGGGTTCGCTAA
- a CDS encoding Chemotaxis regulator - transmits chemoreceptor signals to flagelllar motor components CheY: MAGEHILVVDDSVAVQELVRATLEPNGYQVTVASNGVAAVGFPDLEGVDLVILDNAMAEMSGLDTTRLLRSDDSLHQLPILLLFHETEIPKNESLTLLGANGWLKKPFEPETLLKKVQTMLEEKQILERSREHLRQAADAMMKRLAETYIQQAVEQKTQIIIERALQLVVSQVDQRARKEVDERVTQLSAAKQEELVKMTVQEVARSMVEKLAERKISEAIDAVLRDETERAVRRVADSVLPNLARERVREAIEQVLPKEVQRRVQKEAENLVPEASQRVVTVIDAAAQKIVPKIARELTQEIVEREVANAIDTQLPKHVQAMVGQEIEGQMRLKLAPYVREAVETVTRRARKLMKVMIYTFLGGVALVVLLQLFAPGGIFSPSRKAPPPQPTPAPIQNPFGKLFETLRNPATPNEK, encoded by the coding sequence ATGGCCGGTGAACACATACTCGTCGTAGATGATTCGGTTGCAGTTCAGGAGCTCGTGCGCGCCACGTTGGAACCCAACGGTTATCAGGTCACCGTGGCCTCGAATGGCGTCGCGGCGGTCGGCTTTCCGGATCTCGAAGGTGTGGATCTGGTGATCTTGGATAATGCAATGGCCGAGATGTCCGGCCTCGACACCACCCGCCTCCTGCGCAGCGACGACTCCCTCCACCAATTGCCCATCCTCCTGCTATTTCATGAAACAGAGATTCCGAAGAACGAAAGCCTGACCTTACTGGGAGCAAATGGTTGGCTCAAGAAGCCCTTTGAGCCCGAGACGCTACTGAAGAAAGTGCAAACGATGCTCGAGGAGAAACAAATCCTTGAGCGAAGCCGTGAGCACCTCCGGCAAGCTGCCGATGCCATGATGAAGCGGCTGGCGGAGACCTATATTCAGCAGGCCGTGGAGCAGAAAACACAGATCATTATTGAGCGAGCGCTCCAGCTGGTGGTGTCGCAGGTGGACCAGCGCGCCCGAAAAGAAGTGGATGAGCGGGTCACGCAGTTAAGCGCGGCAAAGCAGGAAGAGCTCGTGAAGATGACAGTGCAAGAGGTGGCCCGCAGCATGGTCGAGAAGCTTGCGGAGCGGAAAATCTCGGAAGCGATCGATGCGGTCCTGCGCGACGAGACGGAGCGAGCCGTGCGGCGCGTGGCCGACAGCGTATTGCCCAATCTGGCCCGCGAGCGCGTGCGAGAGGCGATCGAGCAGGTGCTGCCAAAAGAGGTTCAGCGGCGCGTACAGAAGGAGGCAGAAAACCTTGTTCCTGAGGCCTCGCAACGAGTGGTCACTGTCATTGATGCCGCAGCGCAAAAGATCGTTCCAAAGATCGCGCGCGAGCTAACGCAAGAAATCGTAGAGCGCGAGGTCGCAAACGCCATCGATACGCAGTTACCCAAGCACGTGCAGGCCATGGTGGGGCAGGAGATCGAGGGGCAAATGCGCCTCAAACTTGCCCCCTACGTGCGGGAAGCCGTGGAGACAGTGACGCGGCGCGCCCGCAAGCTGATGAAGGTGATGATCTACACGTTTTTGGGGGGAGTCGCGCTGGTGGTTCTGCTTCAGCTTTTTGCGCCCGGCGGCATTTTCTCGCCCTCACGCAAAGCGCCGCCACCCCAGCCCACGCCTGCTCCCATCCAGAATCCGTTTGGAAAGCTTTTTGAAACCCTCAGGAACCCGGCAACTCCTAACGAGAAGTGA
- a CDS encoding LemA protein — MLTIRRAWDLIVATSTYWWLEAAAHAQQWPAPYARSHQEVGGGRIVGYIVIGILLFILIWIIATYNAFVRLKNYCREAWAGIDTELRRRYDLIPNLVEVVKGYAKHEREVLEAVIQARARAVANQGRPTSQAADENQLVQALERLLLLVENYPQLRANEQFLALQRELVNTEDRIQAARRFYNANVRELNTRIQVFPSNIIASLFGFTPEEFFDVAELHVRQAPEVKMS; from the coding sequence ATGCTAACGATTCGAAGAGCTTGGGACTTGATTGTGGCCACAAGCACGTACTGGTGGCTCGAAGCCGCCGCACACGCACAGCAGTGGCCGGCCCCCTACGCACGTTCGCACCAAGAAGTGGGGGGAGGGCGCATTGTCGGGTACATCGTCATCGGGATTCTGCTCTTCATCCTCATCTGGATCATCGCGACTTACAACGCCTTCGTGCGCCTAAAGAACTACTGTCGGGAAGCGTGGGCGGGAATCGACACGGAGCTGCGGCGCCGTTACGATCTCATCCCCAACCTTGTCGAGGTCGTCAAAGGTTACGCCAAACACGAGCGCGAGGTCTTGGAGGCAGTCATTCAGGCCCGGGCTCGGGCGGTAGCAAATCAGGGGCGACCGACTTCACAGGCGGCGGACGAAAACCAGCTGGTTCAAGCATTGGAGCGACTGCTCTTACTTGTGGAAAATTACCCTCAACTGCGCGCGAATGAGCAGTTTTTGGCGCTCCAACGCGAGCTCGTCAATACGGAGGACCGCATCCAAGCCGCCCGCCGTTTCTACAATGCCAACGTCCGCGAGCTCAATACGCGCATTCAGGTTTTCCCCTCGAACATCATCGCATCTCTCTTTGGGTTCACCCCTGAAGAATTCTTCGACGTTGCGGAGCTCCATGTGCGCCAAGCTCCGGAGGTCAAAATGAGCTGA
- a CDS encoding Undecaprenyl-diphosphatase: MISPWQAIVLGALQGLTEYLPISSSAHLLIVPWLLGWEPFHNQMAFDVALHFGTLLAVLIYFFFDWLLIIASYIGDLRQRRWLGGARGSLLPKIVVATIPGAAVGKLFEDPIEKFFYTHHYNLWLIAGTMSLFGLALFISERVGKQKREITELTYRDALLIGCAQALAIIPGVSRSGITILVALLLSLKRPAAARFSFLLATPITFGAVILKAKDLTPADLNLSLGLGILSAAIVGMLAIRFLLTYVQNRRYDLFVYYRWVVAAVIIAVWFLRGPVPEQRAVPAAPTPAPQTMAPFHTFNVLAQK; the protein is encoded by the coding sequence GTGATTTCTCCGTGGCAGGCGATCGTTCTTGGTGCCCTTCAGGGCTTGACCGAGTATCTTCCCATTTCCAGCTCCGCCCATCTGCTGATTGTCCCGTGGCTCCTTGGCTGGGAACCGTTTCACAATCAGATGGCGTTCGACGTCGCGCTCCACTTTGGGACCTTGCTGGCGGTGCTCATTTACTTCTTCTTCGATTGGCTGCTGATCATTGCTTCATACATTGGGGACCTCCGCCAGCGCCGGTGGTTAGGAGGCGCTCGCGGCTCGCTCTTGCCCAAGATCGTCGTTGCGACAATCCCCGGCGCCGCCGTAGGAAAGCTTTTCGAAGACCCGATCGAGAAATTCTTTTACACGCACCACTACAACCTTTGGCTCATTGCCGGCACGATGTCGCTTTTCGGTCTCGCGCTCTTTATCAGTGAGCGAGTCGGAAAGCAAAAACGCGAGATCACAGAGCTCACTTACCGCGACGCACTCCTGATCGGTTGCGCTCAAGCGCTTGCCATTATCCCAGGCGTGTCGCGTAGCGGCATCACCATCCTCGTGGCCTTACTGCTTAGCTTGAAGCGGCCTGCCGCAGCACGCTTCTCATTTCTTTTGGCGACCCCCATCACCTTTGGCGCTGTGATACTCAAAGCCAAGGATCTCACGCCGGCGGACCTCAACCTCTCTCTGGGGCTTGGAATCCTATCGGCAGCGATTGTCGGCATGCTCGCGATTCGTTTCCTTCTGACGTATGTCCAGAACCGACGTTACGACCTATTCGTTTACTACCGCTGGGTCGTTGCTGCGGTAATCATCGCGGTGTGGTTCCTGCGCGGTCCTGTTCCCGAGCAGCGTGCGGTGCCGGCGGCGCCCACTCCGGCCCCACAAACCATGGCCCCCTTCCACACTTTTAACGTCCTTGCACAAAAATAA
- a CDS encoding Oligopeptide ABC transporter, periplasmic oligopeptide-binding protein OppA codes for MWMASASQKSDSACAPAKHRAGHPRLLLVAVGVAVGLTACAPRENVHEAVPPAAESATIQTATTATAASEANVAATSGAATMPTVPSNIVVVKPRSAPTSMSLEHRAQPAPAGVPLPFPDAEVVTEIEPGKRGGSFTFVSFGEGPKSFNPITTNESSSSDIIGRMFESLIGYDNERRIYVPGLLKEWYMEEDKRCWILRLRSGLKWSDGSPITADDILFTAQIIYDPNISTPIRDIMQVAGKPFEFEKVDDLTVRVKLAAPTGSFLAMMGWGPVSKKAYEEAYKAGQFDTAMGINVAPEKIVCSGPFRLKQYVPGERVILERNPHYYKYDRNGTQLPYLDTLIFTYAPDMDQMLARFTGGSADGIVRPRPDAIPDLADGQAKGNYTLYDCGPSDGANLFWFNLKEGNNPQSGRPFVDPVKQKWFKDARFRKAMLHAIDKESIIRTELRGLAVSVWGLETPANTFWFNPNLPTYPYDPERAKALLDEMDLRDRNGDGIREDAEGNKVSFTFITNKGNKVRERVASLMQQDWAQVGVEGRPQFMDFNALVTQLDSTFEYEACLLGLGGGGVHPATSMNVYLSSGRTHLFNPRQEKPATPWEAELDKLAGEFNATLDIEEQRRIYFRMQEIMAEQLPILPLWTSKVFVAVRNTFGNIKPTALSHELLWNAEEIYVK; via the coding sequence ATGTGGATGGCAAGTGCGTCTCAGAAAAGTGACTCAGCTTGTGCGCCAGCAAAGCATCGGGCAGGGCATCCCCGCCTGCTCTTGGTTGCGGTTGGGGTTGCGGTGGGGCTGACGGCGTGTGCTCCGCGCGAAAACGTCCACGAAGCGGTGCCTCCTGCTGCAGAAAGCGCGACGATCCAAACCGCGACGACTGCCACTGCAGCTTCAGAGGCTAACGTCGCAGCGACCAGTGGGGCGGCAACGATGCCGACCGTGCCGTCGAACATTGTGGTGGTGAAGCCGCGGAGTGCACCGACCAGCATGAGCCTCGAGCATCGGGCTCAGCCCGCGCCGGCCGGAGTCCCACTGCCATTCCCCGATGCCGAAGTCGTGACCGAGATCGAGCCCGGAAAGCGTGGCGGAAGCTTTACGTTTGTGAGCTTCGGCGAAGGGCCTAAAAGCTTCAATCCGATCACTACAAACGAAAGCTCGAGTTCGGACATTATCGGCCGCATGTTTGAGTCGCTCATCGGCTACGACAACGAGCGGCGGATCTACGTCCCCGGCCTCCTCAAGGAGTGGTACATGGAGGAGGACAAGCGTTGCTGGATCCTGCGGTTGCGGTCGGGGCTCAAATGGTCGGACGGCTCGCCCATTACGGCCGACGATATTCTCTTCACTGCTCAGATCATCTACGACCCGAACATTTCGACGCCAATTCGCGACATCATGCAGGTTGCGGGCAAGCCGTTTGAGTTTGAAAAAGTGGACGACTTGACCGTGCGCGTGAAGTTGGCTGCGCCCACGGGTTCCTTCCTCGCGATGATGGGGTGGGGGCCTGTGTCCAAGAAAGCCTACGAGGAGGCTTATAAGGCGGGGCAGTTTGATACCGCGATGGGCATCAATGTGGCTCCTGAGAAAATCGTCTGCAGTGGACCGTTCCGGCTTAAGCAGTATGTGCCCGGGGAGCGGGTGATTCTCGAGCGGAATCCCCACTACTATAAGTACGATCGCAACGGTACCCAATTGCCCTATCTCGACACGCTGATCTTTACGTATGCGCCGGACATGGACCAGATGCTGGCGCGGTTTACGGGCGGGAGCGCTGACGGGATTGTGCGGCCGCGTCCCGACGCAATTCCCGACCTCGCCGACGGGCAGGCGAAGGGCAACTATACGCTCTATGATTGCGGCCCGAGCGATGGGGCGAATCTGTTCTGGTTCAATCTCAAGGAAGGAAACAACCCGCAGAGTGGCCGACCCTTCGTGGATCCCGTGAAGCAGAAGTGGTTCAAGGACGCGCGCTTCCGCAAAGCCATGCTTCATGCAATCGACAAGGAAAGCATCATCCGGACGGAGCTGCGTGGGCTGGCGGTGAGCGTGTGGGGACTGGAGACGCCGGCAAACACTTTCTGGTTCAACCCGAACCTACCCACCTATCCCTATGACCCCGAGCGGGCAAAAGCCCTACTGGATGAAATGGACCTGCGTGACCGCAACGGCGATGGCATCCGCGAGGACGCAGAGGGCAACAAGGTGAGCTTTACGTTTATCACCAACAAGGGCAACAAAGTCCGGGAGCGGGTGGCAAGCCTCATGCAGCAGGATTGGGCGCAGGTGGGCGTCGAGGGGCGCCCGCAGTTCATGGATTTCAACGCGTTGGTGACGCAGCTTGACAGCACGTTTGAGTACGAAGCGTGTCTGTTGGGATTGGGCGGGGGCGGAGTTCACCCCGCAACGTCCATGAATGTTTATCTATCGAGCGGACGCACGCATCTGTTCAACCCGCGACAGGAAAAGCCCGCGACGCCGTGGGAGGCCGAGCTCGATAAATTGGCGGGGGAATTCAACGCCACGCTCGACATCGAAGAACAGCGTCGCATCTACTTCCGGATGCAAGAGATCATGGCGGAACAGTTGCCGATCTTGCCGCTCTGGACGTCGAAGGTGTTTGTCGCTGTCCGCAACACTTTCGGTAACATCAAGCCCACGGCGCTGAGCCACGAACTGCTCTGGAATGCCGAGGAGATCTATGTGAAATAG